In Streptobacillus felis, the sequence GTTATTACTTTTAATTCTTTTGCCTTTATATCTCCTTCTGATTTAAAGGTATTAGATATTATCTCTAAATTCTCATCTGTGTTTAGTTCTTTTAAGCTTTTGATGTTTCCTTCAGGTTTGTTATATCCTTTTATTTCTTCATCTTCTATTATTGGCTTTGATGTTGTTAAAGCCATATTATGTATATTTAAAAAACTTGCACCATCTAGTGTTATTCCATTTGGATTTGAAAGTATTACATCTAATTTATCTTTACTTAATGCTTCAAGTATTCCTTTTAGTTTACTTTCTTCTAATCCTGTTACATCTAGAAGAGCAAGTTTTGCTCTTGTGTCTTTTATATTATTATTTCCATTTATTAGTCCTGCAATTCTACTCCTTGCAATATTTTTTGCATTATTTATTACAGCACCTTTTTCACTTACATTAAATTCTTTAAAGGTTGAATGGCTTATTCCCTTAGGTGAAGGAGTTGATATATTTATGATATCTACACCATTATTACTCTTTTCTACATATACATTAGTTTTTCCATCTACACTTATGTTTGCATATGAAAAAAATGTAGTTAAAAATGTTAAAAAAGTTAGTTTTAATGTGCGTTTCATATAATTCCCTCCTATCTATTTTTAATATTCATCATATCCTCATAACTAATAAATTGATACCCTTGTTCTATTAATATAGGAACCATATATTTTACTGCTTCATATGTCTCTTTATATAAGTCATGGAATAATACTACATCACCATCTTTAACTACAGGAAGTACTCTTGCAACTATTTTATCTACGTTTCTACTTTTCCAATCTAATGAATCTACATCCCATAATATTGAATTTTCTCTTCCCCCAACTATATCTCTTACTCTATCATTTGCAGCTCCATATGGTGGTCTTATACGCCATACATCAAGACCTATAACCTTAAATATTTCATCATTTGTTTTTTGGTATTCTTCCCAAACTTTTTCTGAACTTAATTTAGTTAGGTTAGGATGTGTATATGAATGTCCCATAATTTCATGTCCATCTAAATATGTTTTAACTATCATTTGAGGGTTTTTCTTAACCATTTCACCTAATACAAAAAATGATGCAGTTTGATCATATTCATTAAAAATTTCTCTTATTGCCTCATGATTCTTATTTCTTGGACCATCATCGAAAGTAAATACTAGATGTTTTTTAGTCATATCAACTTCTCTTTTTTTAGGATTTAATGTAGCTCCATAGTATAAAGAAGGTAGTCCAACTCCAGATTTGAATATAGGTCTAAATTTTTCTAAATCCAAAGCTAATTCTTCATTATCTCCAAAGAATATTTCTGTATCAGTTATTCTATATTTTTCTAGATTTACTCCATCAAAACTCACATTTGGATCTATTTTCTTAGCTATTCTTCTATAATGATATCTAAGTATATCATTTTTACCTACTATTACTTCTTCTTTTGTATCTTCATTTTTTTTCTGAATTTTTTCCTTCTTTTACTTCTTCCTTAACTTCTTCTTTTTGTTCTTCAACCTTTTCTTCTTTAATTTCTTCTACAGGTTTTTCTACACTTACATTTTCTTTAATTTGTTCATCATTTTTAGCACTACCGCAACTAATTAAATTAAATATTATCATAAATGCGATCAATCCCTTTAAACTTACTTTCATCAATTACTCCTATCTATTAATTCCTCTATATACTCTTTAGAAATATTTTTTAACCAAAATGTTTTTTCATCTATTTCTAAAAGAATTCTTTTTATTTTGTCATATTTTACATCTATATCTATAGTTTTACAAAAATGCAATATAACCTCTATTACATCAACTATATTTCCCACACTATATTGTTCGGTAAGTACATCATTATTATGTGCAGCCATATTTCTTACATCTTTTATTAACTCTAAATTTTTTAAAAATTCGTTATAATCTTTATATATATTTACATATATATTTTCAAATTTTTGTGGATAAGCTATATTAAATATTTCAACTATTTCACCTAAAGTTAATACTTCTATTATTACCCAAATAGGTAATACATTCTTATCATATTTTTGAATATATTTGCTAACTACTTTTTTATTAACACTAATTTCTTTTTTTACAATTTTATCACTTTTTTTAAGTATCTTTTGAAATATTCCATTTATACTTTGTTCACTTGCATTTTTATCCACCCATTTATCTTTATTTAAATATGTATATGGATCTTTTTTACCAAATATTCTTACTAACTTAGTTTTTAAATATATTTCTATAAATTCTATAAGAGATAATAATTCTAATCTCAATTTTTTATCTAAAAAGAAATTATCTACAAAATGTTCAAAGTATGTGCCATCAAAATATCTTCCATTTTCATCTCTATAAATATATGAAAATTCTTTTAATTTAAAATATCCTAGTTTTGATAAGGTTTCTTTTGCCTTTTCTTTATCTTTAAACTTTACATTTTTATTCTCTAAATGAATTATTAATTCATCTATTTCCAAAAGAAGTTCTTGATATTCCATTATTTTTTAAATCCTTGTTCCTTCATAAATTCTGTTAAAAATTCATTATTTATTCCACTTAAGTATGATTTAATTACATCTAAATGCGATGGCAATTGAACACCTATACTTTCCCAATATTTATTTAATTCTTCATCATATTCTACAACACCTTCTACTGCTTTTGATTCATCATATTCTTCAAAAAATACTACATTATCAAAATTAGTTCTTGGTTTTAATGGTGCATTCTTAACTTTTTCTTCAGGTACTCCTAAAGTCACACCTAGTAACGGGAAGGTATGTTTAGGTAGTTTTAATAACTTACATATTTCTAATGGCGCAACACTAAAGACTCCTCCTATAATTGTAGAGCCATATCCTAAAGAATTACCTACTAAATCTATAGTTGATGCTGCAATACCTGCATCCCCAAACATATTTGCAATTACTGATGTAGAGAATATATTTTCATTTACTTCTTCACCTTTAGATTTTAAAGAACCTATAAATTTACTATAATCTCCTAGTATGATTACAAATGCATCTGCTGTTGCAACTTGTTTTTGTTTACCACAATATTCTGCAAGTTTTTGTATTTTTTCTTTATCTTGTACCACAACAAAAGATAATTGTTGTAAATTTCTAGAATTAGGCATTCTTAATACTGTTTTCATAATTAATTCTAAATCTTTTTCACTAACTTTTCCCCCGGAAAAATTTCTTACTGATTTTCTATTCCCAACTAATTTTATTATTTCATTACTCATTTTACACCTCTATTTAAATTTTCCATTAGTTATTAATGTCTTACATATTGGATCTCTATCTTCCATATATCTTATCCTATCAACATCATAATACATCATATCTAAGTCAAAACTATCATCTTCATATATTTTAAATACTAATTTTGAACCTATAGGATATTTTTCAAATTCATTACCTAAATCATCTGTATTTATATCTAATGCCGAAAGTATAGTTGCAATATTTGAATCATGACCAACTATTACTGACAAATCAACACCATTTCTTGCATGTCTTAACATTAGTTGATAAGCATTACTTACTGAATGTGATATATATTCTTTGTCTGCAAATAAAAGATCAAGTAGGGCATCTTTAACTTTAGACATTTCCTTTAAATCTTTTCTAAAATCTTTACTTATGAATATATCATCATATTTAAACCCTTCATAGTACTTTAAAATATACATATCAACAAGGTCTGTTCCATATCTAAACGCACCATCTGAATAGATTATACCTCTATCATCTATAGTAATTCCAGACTTCAAATTAAATATACTATCTTTTTCTAGTCCTAAACTCTCTTCTATTAGATTATATGATTTTTTTAATTTCTTATCTGATTCCTCTAGTTTTTTTAGATTAACTACTTCTGGAGTAAGTAATATATTGTAATTTATATCTAACTTACTCATATCTTTAAACATATATTCTGTTTCTATATCTTCAAAAGGAAACATAGATAAAGCTAATAACTTTGAAGTAAGTACTGTTCTTTTCATTGAATTAGTATGGAATTCTTTTGTAAGTATTTTAATATCAAGTTTATCTAAATATTTTTTTAAATATTTACCAAATTCATATTCTAAAATCTCACCTTTTTTAGTTAATACAGCATCTTCAAATTCCCATTTTATTTTTTCTGGATCTACTACTTTACTTATTTCTTCCAGATTAAATAAAGGGTACCTTATTCCATGTCTACTATATATTAAAACTTTTTTTAATTTCATAAACAACTCCCTTATTATCATTTATATACATTATATAACAAATCATATGTTAAAATCAACATTTATCGATTGTAACTAATTGAAATATAATGGAAAAGAAAGGGAGCTAGACCTTATTGTTAAAAATGCACAAATATCCTTTTTACAGTTTATTTGTGCATGTTTTCTCTGTCAATTTTAATTAATTTGTCCATTCTTTTTGGTATAGTTTTATCTAATTTAACATATTTGTCTTTATCATCTATCTCTTCTAACCAAACTATTTCATTGTTTGATATAGTTTTTTTTACATCAATTATTCTTTGATTTTTAGATCCTCTAAATTTCAATTTTAAATCGAGTAAATCTATTTCAAATCTACCATCTACTAATACATCTACATTATATAAAATTTCTTTTAAATGTGGAAAAAAAGGTAACATTTCATATTTAATATATTCATATGTAAATCCAGAATATAGCCATATAGTTTTTTGGGGAAATTTTTTTCTAATTTCTTTAATTAAGTTTGATATTCCTTCTTGATTTTTTGGCTCTAATGGTTCTCCACCTAAAAAAGTAACCCCACTTATATACTCCTTATCAATTTTACTAAATATATCATCTAGTATACTTTGTTCAAATTCTTTTCCTTCTTCAAAACTCCAAATTTCTTTATTAAAACAACCAGGGCAAGCATGTCTACACCCGGAGACAAATATACTAACTCTAATTCCAAAACCATTAGCTATATCAGTTGGCTTTATAGTTGCAATTCTCATATATGCAATACTCTTTTGCTTATTTCTTTTGTTTTACCTTCATTCCAGAAATTTTCACCTAAATATCCACAAGTTCTTCTTATTACATTCATTTTTTTCTTATCATTATTCTTACATTGTGGACATTCCCATTTATTTTCACTATTAATTACCATTTCTTCATCATAACCGCAAACATGGCAATAATCTGTTTTAGTGTTAAACTCTGCATATTGAATATGATCGTATATATATTTTACTAATTCTTCTAAAGCCTCTATATTTTTAGTCATATTAGGTATTTCAGCATAAGATATTGCTCCACCACTAGATATCTTTTGAAAATCTGACTCAAAATTAAACTTATCAAATACAGATATATTTTCTCTAACATCTACATGATAAGAATTTGTATAATATCCTTTATCAGTTATATCTTCAATAACACCAAATCTCTTTCTATCAATTTTTGCAAATCTATAGCATAAACTTTCAGCCGGTGTTCCATATAGACCAAAACCTATATTAGTTTCTTTTTTCCATCTATTTGTTGTTTCTTCTAATTTATGCATTAATTTTAACGCAAACTTTTTACCTTCTTCAGTAGTATGTGATTTCCCAACTATTAATTTAGTTGCTTCATACACACCTATATAACCAAGTGATATAGTTGAATAACCATCCATTAAATACTTATCTATTTTTTCACCTTTAGGCAGTCTTGCAATAGCTCCATATTGCCAATGTATAGGTGAAATATCAGAAACAGTACCTTTCAATCTATTATGTCTTAACATTAATGCATCAAAACATAATTTTAGTCTTTCTTCTAATAATTTAAAGTATTCTTCTTCAGTTTTTGCTATTAAAGCTATTTGAACTAAATTCAAGCTTACTACACCTTGATTAAATCTTCCTTCAAACTTATATTCTCCATTCTTATCTATATATGGTGATAAAAATGATCTACATCCCATAGGCGAAAATACGTTTCCTTCATAATTTTCCTTCATTATTTTAGCACTAATATAGTCAGGATACATTCTCTTAGAAGTACATTCAACTGCTTTTCTTGTTAAATAATCATATTTCCCACCTTTTAATGCATTATTTTCATCTAAAACATAAACAAGTTTTGGAAATGCTGACGTTACATATACCCCTTGATCATTTTTTATACCTTGTATTCTTTGATTTAATATCTCTTCTATTATATCTGCAACTTCATCTTTATATTCATCATCATCTCTAACATAAAGGAAAAGAGTTACAAAAGGAGATTGCCCATTAGTAGTCATTAAAGTATTAATTTGATATTGTATAGTTTGAACCCCACTTTTTAATTCATCTTTTACCCTATCTTCTACTAATGATTTTAAAGTTTCTTCATCTAAATTAGAATATTTTTCCTTATATTTATTTAAATATTTATCCTTACTAACACGTAAATATTTTCCTAAGTGTCTAATATCTATACTTTGTCCACCATATTGACCACTTGCAACAGCTGCAATAATTTGTGTAAGAACTGTACATGCTACTTGGAAACTTTTTGGAGATTCAATTAATTTTGAATTCATTACAGTTCCATTATCTAACATGTCTTTTATATTTACTAAGCAACAATTAAAAATATTTTGTATAAAATAGTCAGCATCATGAAAATGTAATATACCTTCATCATGAGCCTTACTAATATTTTCAGGCAGTATTATACGTCTTGTTAAATCTTTACTTACCTCACCTGCTATCAAATCTCTTTGAGTAGACGCTACAGCGGAGTTTTTATTAGAATTTTCTTCTCCTACTTCTTTATTTGCATTTTGAATTAATGCTAGTATAGATTCATCTGTTGTATTAGCCTTTCTTACAAGAGATCTAGTGTATCTATAAACAATATAGTTTTTGGCAAGTTTATATAATCCTAACCCTACTAAAGATTTTTCTATGAAATCTTGTATCTCTTCAACTGTAGATATTTTTTTATCCTCTATATGTTGTATTATTTCCTCTATTTTTTTTATAGATACTCTTTCTTCTGGCAGTACTGTTTCATTAGCCTTACATATAGCATTATATATTTTAGTAGAATCGTATTTTTCTTCTCTACCATCTCTCTTTAATATGTTCATAACACTTTATCTCCTTTCCTAGCATTACACAATATATTGTGGTTTGTCTTTTTGTAATTCCTCCATATATAGTGTTCATTACTAGTATAGCACATGATAATTAAAAAAGAAAGTTAATAATATATTTTTTTAAAAAAATTTTTTTTATAAAAAAAAATTGCCCTCAACGAGGGCAAAAATATTAATATCTTGCACTTACAACATCCCAGTTAACTACATTAAACCATTCTTTTAAGTAGTAACCTCTTCTATTTTGATAATTTAAATAATATGCATGTTCCCAAACATCATTTCCAAGTATAACTTTTTTAGCATTAGATAGCGGACTATCTTGATTTGCAGTAGATACAACTTCTAATTTCCCTTCTGCATCACTTACAAGCCAAACCCATCCTGAACCAAATTGAGATAAACCTTTAGCATTGAACACATTTTTAAATTCTTCAAACGAACCAAATGTACTTTCTATAGCTTCTTTTAGTTTCCCTACTGGTTCTTTAGATCCTCCTGGTATCATTGATTCCCAGAATAAATCATGATTATATGTTCCACCAGCATTATTTCTTATTCCATTTCTTTTTGCTTCTGGCATTTTATCTAATGAAGTTAAAACTTCTTCAATAGTTGCATTTTCAAACCCTGTACCCTCTAAAAGGTTATTTAAATTTGTAATATATGCATTATGATGTTTATCATGGTGGAAATGCATAGTCTCCTTATCTATAACTGGTTCTAATGCATCATATGCATATGGTAAATCTTTAAGTATAAAACTCATTTTAATTCCTCCTATCTAATTTCATATATTTAAAGTATATCATATATCTTTACTCTATACAATTTTTTATTGTTTTAAAATATATATATACTAAAACTAAATGAATAACAATAACTTTATTCCATAATATGAAATAGGATGCTTAGCATCCTATTTTAAATTATCAAGTATTTGTTTTTCTACGTCTTTTGCACCTTCAACATTTTTAGATATTGCTACTCTAACATTTTTTAAAGCTTCTTCTTTTCTATTTAAGTTAGCATAAACAACAGCTAAAATTAAATATCCTTCATCATCTTTACTTTCTTCTATTGCTTT encodes:
- a CDS encoding superoxide dismutase, yielding MSFILKDLPYAYDALEPVIDKETMHFHHDKHHNAYITNLNNLLEGTGFENATIEEVLTSLDKMPEAKRNGIRNNAGGTYNHDLFWESMIPGGSKEPVGKLKEAIESTFGSFEEFKNVFNAKGLSQFGSGWVWLVSDAEGKLEVVSTANQDSPLSNAKKVILGNDVWEHAYYLNYQNRRGYYLKEWFNVVNWDVVSARY
- a CDS encoding filamentous hemagglutinin N-terminal domain-containing protein; this encodes MKRTLKLTFLTFLTTFFSYANISVDGKTNVYVEKSNNGVDIINISTPSPKGISHSTFKEFNVSEKGAVINNAKNIARSRIAGLINGNNNIKDTRAKLALLDVTGLEESKLKGILEALSKDKLDVILSNPNGITLDGASFLNIHNMALTTSKPIIEDEEIKGYNKPEGNIKSLKELNTDENLEIISNTFKSEGDIKAKELKVIT
- a CDS encoding Abi family protein is translated as MEYQELLLEIDELIIHLENKNVKFKDKEKAKETLSKLGYFKLKEFSYIYRDENGRYFDGTYFEHFVDNFFLDKKLRLELLSLIEFIEIYLKTKLVRIFGKKDPYTYLNKDKWVDKNASEQSINGIFQKILKKSDKIVKKEISVNKKVVSKYIQKYDKNVLPIWVIIEVLTLGEIVEIFNIAYPQKFENIYVNIYKDYNEFLKNLELIKDVRNMAAHNNDVLTEQYSVGNIVDVIEVILHFCKTIDIDVKYDKIKRILLEIDEKTFWLKNISKEYIEELIDRSN
- the nrdD gene encoding anaerobic ribonucleoside-triphosphate reductase, with the protein product MNILKRDGREEKYDSTKIYNAICKANETVLPEERVSIKKIEEIIQHIEDKKISTVEEIQDFIEKSLVGLGLYKLAKNYIVYRYTRSLVRKANTTDESILALIQNANKEVGEENSNKNSAVASTQRDLIAGEVSKDLTRRIILPENISKAHDEGILHFHDADYFIQNIFNCCLVNIKDMLDNGTVMNSKLIESPKSFQVACTVLTQIIAAVASGQYGGQSIDIRHLGKYLRVSKDKYLNKYKEKYSNLDEETLKSLVEDRVKDELKSGVQTIQYQINTLMTTNGQSPFVTLFLYVRDDDEYKDEVADIIEEILNQRIQGIKNDQGVYVTSAFPKLVYVLDENNALKGGKYDYLTRKAVECTSKRMYPDYISAKIMKENYEGNVFSPMGCRSFLSPYIDKNGEYKFEGRFNQGVVSLNLVQIALIAKTEEEYFKLLEERLKLCFDALMLRHNRLKGTVSDISPIHWQYGAIARLPKGEKIDKYLMDGYSTISLGYIGVYEATKLIVGKSHTTEEGKKFALKLMHKLEETTNRWKKETNIGFGLYGTPAESLCYRFAKIDRKRFGVIEDITDKGYYTNSYHVDVRENISVFDKFNFESDFQKISSGGAISYAEIPNMTKNIEALEELVKYIYDHIQYAEFNTKTDYCHVCGYDEEMVINSENKWECPQCKNNDKKKMNVIRRTCGYLGENFWNEGKTKEISKRVLHI
- a CDS encoding polysaccharide deacetylase family protein translates to MSFDGVNLEKYRITDTEIFFGDNEELALDLEKFRPIFKSGVGLPSLYYGATLNPKKREVDMTKKHLVFTFDDGPRNKNHEAIREIFNEYDQTASFFVLGEMVKKNPQMIVKTYLDGHEIMGHSYTHPNLTKLSSEKVWEEYQKTNDEIFKVIGLDVWRIRPPYGAANDRVRDIVGGRENSILWDVDSLDWKSRNVDKIVARVLPVVKDGDVVLFHDLYKETYEAVKYMVPILIEQGYQFISYEDMMNIKNR
- the nrdG gene encoding anaerobic ribonucleoside-triphosphate reductase activating protein, producing MRIATIKPTDIANGFGIRVSIFVSGCRHACPGCFNKEIWSFEEGKEFEQSILDDIFSKIDKEYISGVTFLGGEPLEPKNQEGISNLIKEIRKKFPQKTIWLYSGFTYEYIKYEMLPFFPHLKEILYNVDVLVDGRFEIDLLDLKLKFRGSKNQRIIDVKKTISNNEIVWLEEIDDKDKYVKLDKTIPKRMDKLIKIDRENMHK
- a CDS encoding nitroreductase family protein, which codes for MSNEIIKLVGNRKSVRNFSGGKVSEKDLELIMKTVLRMPNSRNLQQLSFVVVQDKEKIQKLAEYCGKQKQVATADAFVIILGDYSKFIGSLKSKGEEVNENIFSTSVIANMFGDAGIAASTIDLVGNSLGYGSTIIGGVFSVAPLEICKLLKLPKHTFPLLGVTLGVPEEKVKNAPLKPRTNFDNVVFFEEYDESKAVEGVVEYDEELNKYWESIGVQLPSHLDVIKSYLSGINNEFLTEFMKEQGFKK